In Desulfofustis limnaeus, the genomic stretch GCCAATACCCCGGTCAGCACCACGCCGAGGATCAACTTGATGACGATCCAGCGGTTGACGTCGCCGGCGAAGACATGCTGCCAATCGAGCAGCCCGGCGATATAGGTGGGGATGACGAAGACCAGGGCGAGAACGATACAGTGGAAGGCCGTCCGATCCAGGTTGAGATCGGGCCTTTTCCAATGGACCAGCGAGAAGAGCACCGCCCCCACGACCATACCCATGGGCAGATGGACGACAATCGGGTGAATGGGGTGGGAAAAGCCCATTACCGCCAGCAGATTATAAAATCCCTCGATCATAGGAAACCTCCGTTAGAGCGTTTATGGATACGTTCTCTGACGTGGGTGACGCAGCCGGTTGTCTCTCCACCCAGCACGACCGTCAGGTAAGGCCGCTGTTGCGGCCTTTGCTGAAAATGATAACCATTGATCGTGGAAAAAACACGGACCCGTGCGGCGCCGGGCATATTTTTGGTTCATCAGGCGCACACGTACCCATCTCGGACCAGGCAGGCGAAGGGCAGTGCCGGAAATCGCCTTGCGAAGGCAGAAGCTGGATGCCTTCTGGCGGCTAACGGGATGAGCTGGTGTCGATATCAAGCCCCAGGGCTGCCGCCCGTTCCTTCCACAGCCGACGGGCCAGGACCCGCATGTCTTCGACCTTGTCCAACTCGTCGGTGATTTCCGCGCCGATCAGTGTCTCGACCAAGTCCTCGAGCGTCACCAAGCCCTCGGTTCCCCCATACTCGTTGACCACGATGGCGATATGCTGCCGCTGTTCGAGCAGGGCGTCGAACAGCAGGGAAAGCGGCATGGTGTTGGGGACGACGGGGATGGATCGTTTCAGCGAGGCCAGGGAGTCTCCCCCCTGTCCCTGGGAATTTTTGAGCAATACATCGTCTCGCAGCACAAAGCCGGTGATATCGTCGATGGTTTCCTTGTAGACGGGGATGCGCGAGAACTGGATGTTGTGCAGGAAGCCGATGGCCTCTTGCAGCGGTAGTTTTTCCGACAGGGTGGCCAGCACGGTGCGCGGCGTCATCACGTCTTCGGCCTTCAGGACGTTGAACCGGAAGAGGTTCTGGATGATCCGTGACTCCCTGTCGTTGAGGTGGCCCGCTTGCTCGCCGATACGGGTCATGGCCAGAAGCTCGTCACGACTGAAGATGTGGACCTTGGCGTCGCGCGCGATGAGCTTGGTCAGTCGTTCGGATACCCAGACCAGCGGATAGAGCAGGGTGATGATCAGACGGACGAAGAGGCTCATGGGGCCGACCAGTTTCATCCAGTACACGGCGCCGATGGTTTTGGGCACGATCTCCGAGAGGTAGAGGATCAGCAACGTCATTATCGCGGAAAACAGGCCGAACCAGGTGCTGCCGAAGACCACCGAGGCCTTGGCGCCGGCACCGATGGCCCCGGCGGTGTGGGCAACGGTGTTGAGGGTCAGAATGGCGGCCAGGGAGCGATCGATGTCGTCTTGCTTCAACCGCTTCAGGAGTTTGGCCCGCTTCGGGTGTTTGGACTTTTCGTTCTCGATGAAGGATGGTGTGATGCTCAGCAGCACCGCTTCGGCGATGGAACAGAGAAACGAGACGGCCAACGCCACAAACACGTAGAAAACGAGCAGAAAACGATCGGCGGAGGTGGCGTGGCCGGCTGACGATCCGGGATCGGTGGCGGCCAGGGCCAGTGTTGCCGGCAAGAGCAGGCATCCCGCCAGCAGAGGAAACGACGCCTTGACAAGGGTTCTGGGCATGGGATCAGTGTGCCTCGCCGGCGGAGCGGCCGTGTGCTCGGCAGCCGTTGCGGCTGGCTGAAGGTTGGGAGGCTATTTGCTGGTCAGCCAGGCGTAGATGTCGGCCACGTCCTGATCGGAGATCTTTTCCGCCGCGTAGGTGGGCATGATCGGAGAGCCGGCGTCTCTGACGGTGGCCAGGAACTGTCGGTAGCTCATGTCCAGCGGGCGGACTTCCGGCGCCTTGCCGTTGTCGCCGTTGGTTCCGTGGCAGGCAAAGCAGTTGTGCATGGTGTACCAACGCTGTCCTTGAGCGGCATCTCCGGACGGAGTCGAACAGCCGCTCAGCAGAGCGAACAGAGCAGTCGCCAGGAAGACGGCGGGAAGATAACGGGTGACCGGTGTCGACAACATCTGTTTTCTCCTCGGCAAGGGACTTTGTCTGCGGATCAGCTCCGGCTTTGTTGATTGTTTTTGCTAACGTAGCTGATACGGTGTCGATCTGCAAGGCTTTGTTGAATGCTGACCGTCGGGCCTGCCGCTCACCGCGGACCAGGCGCACTATGGGCGGAGATGGCCGACAGGGCCGGGGTCTTGGCGTCACGGTGATGGCGGTGGAGCAGATCGAGCAGTTGACGCCGGGTGTTGTGCGTCTGGTTGAGCAGGATGACAAAGGGGTCGAACCGGTCAGCCGTAGTGAAGTATCCGGCGTAGCAGTAGATATGCCGCATGGTCCCGGATTTGAGGGGGATGCCCTGCACGGTTGAAAGCAGCGCGGCATGCGGCTTGAACGCCTCCAGCAGGTTGATCATGAACGACGCGGTCACCCGGTTGCGCCGGGACAGCCCGGACCCTTCAACCATCAGGAATTGGTCGGCGGGCAGGCGGTGGCGGCGGACGAGGACCTCTTCGGCGGCGGCCATGCCTTTCTGCCAAGTGGCCGGGTGACCATGGAGTCGGGCACCGGAGGCGAGGAAGAGTTGGTTGGCGATGAAATTGCTGGAGTGCTTCAGGCAGGCCCGGATCACCTGGGCGACGGTTTTTGGGCTCTCATGCCTGAACAGCAGCCGATCCTCGGTGCCGGCTGGACCCATCTCGATGGCCCCGGTGACGGCGATGCCGTGCAGGGGAAGTACGGCCTGAAACAGCTCGCCCGTATAGCGCAAGGGATTGCTCAAACCGGCAGCGGCGGCAAAACTATCGACGTTGACCCGGTGCTGGCCGGCCGGCAACTGGGCGCCGATATCCCGTGCCAGCGGCAGTAGCGGCAATTGCGGCTCCGGGCTGGTGAGCTTTCCCGTCTGCGCGTCTTTGAGCAGGGGCAAGGCGTTGAAGTTGACGGCCAGCGCGCCGTTTGGGGCATCGTAGGGATTGGCCGAGCGTTCGCTACCGTCGACGAGGGACTCGAGGGCGAAAGAGGAATCGTCGAGAACCACTCCGGTGATTCGGCGCAGGCCCCGTTCATGCAGGGCGGTGGCGATCTGGTGCACCCGTTCGGAGGTGAGAAAAGGGTCGCCGTAGCCTCTGATGCAGAGCTTGCCGTTCGGACGCAGCAAGAGGTCGGTGGGAAACCGGTAGTCGGGGCCGAGCATCTCCAGGGCGATCAGGGCGGTGGCGATCTTGATGGTCGAGGCCGGCACGAACGGTTCGTCGCTGCGGGAGCGGAGGAGCGGACGACCGTTGGCGGTGACGAGCAGAGCGCCGCTGCTGATCAACTGCTCGATGGCCGGGTCGAGCAGCTGCCCGTTCTCCCCGGCGCCGGCTGCTCCTGGTCGGACGAGCAGGAGCAGGCAGAGCAGCAGGAGCAGATAGGAGCGAGCCGGCGAGCGCATGAGCGGGGTTCAGACCGTGGGGAGCGTGGCCAGCGAGGCGGCGATCTCCTCCTCCGGGTAGTCGTAATCGTGCAGTTCTCCGGCGAAATACCGGTCATAGGCGGCCATGTCGATGAGGCCGTGGCCGGAGAGGTTGAACAGGATGGTCTGGGGCTTGTCCGGCTCGCGCATGGCCTCGATAATGGCCCCGCGAATGGCGTGGCAGGTCTCCGGGGCGGGAATGATGCCCTCGGTTCGAGCGAACAGGACGCCGGCTTCGAAACACTCGAGCTGATGGAGCCGCATCGGCTCGACGATCTTGTCGCGGATCAGGGCCGAGACGATGGGCGCCATACCGTGGTAGCGTAGCCCCCCGGCATGGATTCCCGGCGGAATGAAATCATGCCCCAGGGTATGCATGTAAAGCAGCGGCGTCGTCTGGGCGGTGTCGCCGAAATCGTAGGCCAGCGCCCCGGCGGTCATGGAGGGGCAGGAGGCCGGTTCGGTGCCGACGAAACGGATCTTTTTGCCGTCCAGATAGTCAGGGACGAAGGGTACGGCCAGGCCGGCGAAGTTTGAGCCGCCGCCGCAGCAGCCGATGACCACGTCCGGGAACTCGCCGGCGATCTTCATCTGCTTCTTGGCCTCCAGGCCGATGATCGACTGGTGCAGCACCACGTGGTTGAGCACCGAGCCCAGCGCATATTTGGTGTCCTCCCGGCTGGCCGCATCTTCCAGCGCCTCGGAGATGGCCATGCCGAGGGAGCCGGGCGTATCCGGGAACTTGGCCCGGATGGCCCGCCCGGAGTTGGTTTCCGAGCTGGGGCTGGCGATCACTTTGGCGCCAAAGGTCTGCATGACCGACTTGCGATACGGCTTCTGCTCGAACGAGACGCGGACCATATAGACAACGCACTCCAGGCCAAAGGTGTTGGTGGCCAGGGACAGGGCGCTGCCCCATTGGCCGGCGCCGGTCTCGGTGGTCAGCCGCTTGACGCCTTCGCGCTTGTTGTAATAGGCCTGGGCCACGGCCGAGTTGGGCTTGTGGGAGCCGACCGGGGAGACGCTTTCGTTCTTGAAGAAGATCTTTGCCTTGGTGCCGAGCGCTTGTTCCAGCTTCGTGGCCCGGACCAGCGGCGACGGCCGCCAGATCTTCAGGACTTCGGAAACCGGTTCGGGAATATCGATGAAACGCTGGTCGGACATTTCCTGCTCCAGCAGGCCCATGGGGAAGACGGCGGCCAGTTTTTCCGGCCCCATCGGCTGCTTGGTCTCAGGGTCGAGCGGGGGACGAAGGCCACCGGGCAGATCGGAAACCACGTTGTACCACTGAGTAGGCATCTCATCGTCACGCAGAACGATTTTTTTCATCATCCGTCTCCTTGTCTGATTCTTACTGCTCCGGCAGGTCCGGGCATGGGGATGCGGCCGGGTCGGCCATCCCCTGTTTACCACGCTCGTTGCATGTCGGGCAACAACGATCAGGGATCGAGCGGCTGCCAGGCCGTTTTTAGAACCCTGCTGCACAGCAGCGAATGGGGCTCGCGCTGCAGCACCTGGGCCAGCAGCTCCAGCGGCTTGCAGCCTGGTTGCCCGCTGTGATAGGCGATCACCGCCGTGACCGTCTGCCGGTCGATGATGGCCAGTTCGTGGACCAGCGGCCGCAGATCGAGCCGGGAGGTCTTGTTTTTGCGGCTGCGGTCGATGTCAAACCGCTCCGCAACCAGAAAGGCCTCGATCAGGCCGGAGTCACGCTCTTCAAGGGGAAAGGGCAGATCGATGCGGTAGCTGCAAGCGATCGATTGCGGCAGCCTGCCCCGGTACGGGCGGATGGCGGTCACGCGGACCCCCGGCGGCAGGGATTGGTTCAGCCGCTCTATCCAGGAGTCGCTCTCGTTGATTGGGTCGCGGTGTTCCAGCAGCAGAAACTCGCAGAGGCTCTCGGTGCCGACGGGCAGAGCCGGGCCGAAGGAGAGTTTCGGGGTGGGGTTGAAACCTTGGGAGAAAAGGGGCGTCAGGCCGGCCCGGCGGATTGAACGGACCATCGCCTGCATGAACTCCAGGTGTCCGAGAAAACAGATGGGACCGATTCGCTCATAGGTGATGAAGGAGAGCTGGCCGCGGCTCGGAGCCGCCTCGGTACGGGGCGCGGCGGGGGTCGTGCCGGGTGGCGGGACCTGGCGGTGCGGATCCTGCACCAGCGGGCGGATCGTCTTGAAATCGCACAGGCCACATTTCTGGCAGCCGTGATAGCGGCAGTCCGGCGTGTAGAGCTGCTGTTCGGCGGCCTGCCGTTCCCGTTTGAGGAATTCCGGATCGACCCCGGTATCCAGGTGGTGCCAGGGGAGCACCTCATCGAGGGATCGTCGACGCAGATAAGCGTCGAGGTCAATGCCACAGCGGTTGGCAGCGGCCAGCCACCGTTCCAGGTTGAAGTAGTCGCTCCAGCTGTCGAGGCGGGCCCCGTCGCGCCAGGCACCAATGAGCAACTCGGTGAGACGGCGGTCGCCGCGGGAAAAGACGCCTTCCAGGTAGCTCTGCTCAGGGGTGTGGTATTTCACGTGCACGCCGCTGCGGTCTAAGGCGGCCCGCAGCCGACCGATCCGTTCTCGGCTCTGCTCGATGCTCAGTTGCGGTTCCCATTGAAACGGGGTGTGCGGTTTGGGGATGAAGGTGCCGACGCTGACGTTGACCCGGCGCCGGCCGCGCTGACTCACCTTGCCGGCCCGCCCGGTCTTTCTGGCCAGCTCGGCGATGGCATCGATGTCCTCCAGCGTCTCACCGGGCAGGCCGATCATGAAGTAGAGCTTGATCAGGTTCCAGCCGAGGGCGAAGGCGTTTTCCACCGATGCGAGCAGATCCTCTTCGGTGATCCCCTTGTTGATCGCCCGGCGCAGCCGTTCACTGCCGGCCTCCGGGGCCAGGGTGAAACCGGTCTTGCGCACCCGCTTGATCTGCTCCATCAGGTCGGCCCCCAGCGTGCCCACCCGCATCGACGGCATGGACAGTGACACCCGCTGTTCGGCGAACCGATTCATCAACCGCGGCAGCAGCTGGGGCAGGCAGCTGTAGTCGCCGGTCGACAGGGAGAGCAGGGCGATTTCGTCGAACCCGGAACGGGCGATACCCTCCTCGGCCAGGGCGCAGATCTGCTCGACGCTGCGTTCCCGTACCGGGCGGTAGGTGATGCCGGCCTGGCAGAAACGGCAGCCGCGGGTGCAGCCCCGGGCGATCTCGACGCCGAGTCGGTCGTGCACGATTTTGGCGTTGGGTACCAGCGGGTGCGTCAGGTGGTCGAGTCGGTCCAGATCGGGCAGGACCCGGCGCCGAACGCGCTCGGCTTTGCCCGGTTGGACCTCGATCGCCATCAGGCGGCCAGCTTCGTCGTAGCGTGGTTGATAGTGATGCGGCAGATAGACGCCCGGGATGTCGGCCAGCGCTTCGACCAGGTCCCGGCGCGCGGTTCCGGCCCGCTTGTGGTGGCGGACCAGGTCGCTGATGGCGAAGATCGCCTCCTCCCCGTCGCCGAGCAGGATGGCGTCAAACAATTCGGCCACCGGTTCGGCATTGAAGGCGCAGGCGCCGCCGCCGATAACCAGCGGCTGATCGTCGACGCGGTCGGCGGCACGGAAGGGCAGGCCGGCCAGATCGAGGATGGTCAGGATATTGGTGTAACAGAGTTCATGGGGCAGGGTGATGCCGAGTAGATCGAACGATCCCAGCGGTCTTCCGGACTCCAGAGCGGTCAGCGGTCGGTGCTGCGCCCGCAGCAGCTCCTCGGCGTCGGGGGCCGGGCAGTAGCTCCGTTCCGCCTGGACCTGGGGATGACTGTTGAGCAGGTGGTAGAGGATGTGCAGTCCCTGGTGGGACATGCCGATCTCGTACAGATCGGGGAAAACGAGCGCCCAGTGGAGGAGATCATCGCCGGTGTGCGGCGTTATACTGTGGTACTCGCAGCCCAGGTAACGGCCCGGGCGGCTGACAAAGGGCAGAATAGCGGTATCGGTCATGGGTACAGGGGTGAATGACGGCGCGGATCGGCCGGTCGCTGCTGGTTGATGGGCGGTGGAGCATCATGCGGCTCCGGACAAAGGGGCGAGGTATCACATTTACCGAAAATGAGTTGACTTTTCAAGAACGGATAAGGTAAGGAGAAGTTTGGTTCATAAGTTTTGGAAAAATAATGAGTTACATGATAGGTTCCAGGTCATGAAACGATTTTTGGTTTCACTGGCGTTCATCTCCTCCCTGTTTCTCTGTGCTCCCGTCAGTGGTGAACCGCCCCTGCCGGAGGCCATCATCGAGTCGATAACGTATGAGAAAGACGATGATAATCGGGAAAAGATCGTTTTCAAACTAAACGGCGCTCATATTCCCAAGGTGTTCAAGATCCAGGGTGAGCGGCCGCGCGTGGTCTTCGATTTTATCGATACCCGCTATTCCGATTTGATCAACCGTATCGCCGATACGCAGGGACGGCTGATCAAGGGCGTGCGCATCGGCATCCACGACAACCCGCCAAAGACCCGGGTGGTGGTCGATCTCAAGGCGGAGGAAGAGTACCAGTTCGAACAGGATTTTCAGATCCAGGAGAACACCCTTTCCATCACCTTTTATCCGAGCGGCTCCGACGAACAGGAACCGATGGGGCCGGAGCCTGCCGAACCGCCCGCCAAACCGGCGCAGGCCGCCGCGTTGTCGGCCCCGGACGGACCACAACCGCCGGATGAGCAGCCGCCGTTGCCACCGGGTCCTCCTGCCGAAGAGGAACCGGACCAGCCGGTCGCCGCGGCCCCAGCCGTCGAGGCTGCCGAAGACCAACCGGCCGCCCCGGTGGCAAGCACACCGGCGCTGCCGGCCGCTGCGGCCGAACCTGCCAAAGATCTTGAGGAATTGCTTGCCGACGCCGGATCTCAGCCCAAGGCCGTGGTCGATCCGATCTTGAGCGATGTGTCGTTCAACCGGACGGAGGACAACACCGAGATGGTGCTCTTCAAGCTCAACGATTTCTATCCACCCATCGTGTTCGCCATCGAGAAGGGGACCCCCCGGGTAGTCTGTGACTTCCTCGACACCAAGCTCGACCGGGCGGTGCGTCCGATGATCGGTGCCAATGGGGAATTTGTCAGCAGGATCAGGGTGGCGCGGCACGACAACCCGGAGAAGGTTCGGGTGGTCCTCGACCTGGTTCCCAACCGCAATTACGATCTGCAGCAGGTCTTCTTCAAGGAAGACAATCTCTTTATTATCGTCATCAACGAATTCGAGCACGAGCCGGCGGCGGCACCGGCGGCGGTGGACGTGCCGGTCACCCGTTGACCGGGGCTACGGGCTCAACTGACGGAGATACCCGGCCGGCGCGCGCAGCTTGAAATCGCTCGCCTGCAGGCTGGCCGGTTGCACGTCGGAGAAGGTGATCCTCGCATCTGCCCAGAAGGAGAGACCGGCCACGGTAACCTGCAGCGGCTGCAGGCACGGTCCGATCGGTTGCCAGTCGGCGTAAGTGACCCGGGCGTGCATCTCCCCGTCCTCGCCGACGACGATCCGTTCGACCACCCCACCGCCGTCCGGTTCCAACAGGAGGTGTTCCACCGGGAACGACGGTTCTTTGTCGGTCACCAGGGAGAACCAGACTCCTCGGCCGCTTCTGTCGTCATTGACCGCTTCGATGCGCACCCCGCCTCCGATGGGACGGCCGGTCAGTCGGTCGAACCAGGGGCCGACCAGCATCGGCAGCGGCAACTGGTGTCGCAGCGCGTAGGAGCGCAGACTGCCGGAGTAGAAGGTGCGCCTGGGGATGTGCAGGACCTGGTAGTCGATGCCGTTGGAAGCAACCGCCAGCAAGGGTTGCCCGAGCGGATTGGCGACGGTGAGGCGGAGCGAGGAAGGCCGCTGGATCTGGTAATAGCCGGCCAACGAGACCGAGTCCAGGCTGGTTTCCCAATGCAAAACCATATCGCCGTCGAAGCCATCGCCGCACCGTCGCCCCTGTTCGCGCTGCTGTTCATAGACGGCGACCAGGTGTTGATGGCGCTGTTCGTCCACCGGTTCCGTCCACGGTGGCCGGGCACAGCCGGTCAGCACCAGGACCCACAGCAGGGTGGCAACGGACGGCAGAAAAGGAAGCGACTTAGCGCGGTTCGAGATTCTCGAGTTTGTTGGTGACATCTTCTATCTTCTTCTCGTCGGTGAATCGTTCAAGGGCATTGAGGTAATAGGACCGGGCCTTCTCCTGGTCCCCCATGGCCCGATACAGATCCCCGAGATGTTCGTGGACGTGCGGGTCCTCGGGAAGCAGTTGCAGAGCCTCGAGCAGTTCCCGTTCGGCCCGTTGCAGGTTGCCGAGTCGGAAATGGGCCCATCCCAGGGAATCCTGAATGTAGCCGTTGCCTGGTTTCAACAGCATGGCCCGGTTAATGTAGTCCAAAGCCTGTTCCAGGTTGCGGTTGGCATCGGCCCAGGAATAGCCGACGAAGTTGAGCGCCTCGGCATGGTCGGGATTGAGGGCGATAATCGATTCCATGACCTCGATGGCCTCGTCCAGCCGATCACTGCTTTCCAGTTGCAGACCGTAGGAGAAGAGCAATTGCTCATCCGTGGGAAAGCGTTCGACCCCTTCTTCCAACAAGGCGAGACTGCGTTCCTCGTTGCCCAGATCGCGGTTCAGTGAGGCGGCCAGCATGATGAACATCGGCTTGTCGGTCTGTTGC encodes the following:
- a CDS encoding c-type cytochrome, which encodes MLSTPVTRYLPAVFLATALFALLSGCSTPSGDAAQGQRWYTMHNCFACHGTNGDNGKAPEVRPLDMSYRQFLATVRDAGSPIMPTYAAEKISDQDVADIYAWLTSK
- a CDS encoding D-alanyl-D-alanine carboxypeptidase/D-alanyl-D-alanine-endopeptidase, which encodes MRSPARSYLLLLLCLLLLVRPGAAGAGENGQLLDPAIEQLISSGALLVTANGRPLLRSRSDEPFVPASTIKIATALIALEMLGPDYRFPTDLLLRPNGKLCIRGYGDPFLTSERVHQIATALHERGLRRITGVVLDDSSFALESLVDGSERSANPYDAPNGALAVNFNALPLLKDAQTGKLTSPEPQLPLLPLARDIGAQLPAGQHRVNVDSFAAAAGLSNPLRYTGELFQAVLPLHGIAVTGAIEMGPAGTEDRLLFRHESPKTVAQVIRACLKHSSNFIANQLFLASGARLHGHPATWQKGMAAAEEVLVRRHRLPADQFLMVEGSGLSRRNRVTASFMINLLEAFKPHAALLSTVQGIPLKSGTMRHIYCYAGYFTTADRFDPFVILLNQTHNTRRQLLDLLHRHHRDAKTPALSAISAHSAPGPR
- a CDS encoding hemolysin family protein — its product is MPRTLVKASFPLLAGCLLLPATLALAATDPGSSAGHATSADRFLLVFYVFVALAVSFLCSIAEAVLLSITPSFIENEKSKHPKRAKLLKRLKQDDIDRSLAAILTLNTVAHTAGAIGAGAKASVVFGSTWFGLFSAIMTLLILYLSEIVPKTIGAVYWMKLVGPMSLFVRLIITLLYPLVWVSERLTKLIARDAKVHIFSRDELLAMTRIGEQAGHLNDRESRIIQNLFRFNVLKAEDVMTPRTVLATLSEKLPLQEAIGFLHNIQFSRIPVYKETIDDITGFVLRDDVLLKNSQGQGGDSLASLKRSIPVVPNTMPLSLLFDALLEQRQHIAIVVNEYGGTEGLVTLEDLVETLIGAEITDELDKVEDMRVLARRLWKERAAALGLDIDTSSSR
- a CDS encoding AMIN domain-containing protein, giving the protein MKRFLVSLAFISSLFLCAPVSGEPPLPEAIIESITYEKDDDNREKIVFKLNGAHIPKVFKIQGERPRVVFDFIDTRYSDLINRIADTQGRLIKGVRIGIHDNPPKTRVVVDLKAEEEYQFEQDFQIQENTLSITFYPSGSDEQEPMGPEPAEPPAKPAQAAALSAPDGPQPPDEQPPLPPGPPAEEEPDQPVAAAPAVEAAEDQPAAPVASTPALPAAAAEPAKDLEELLADAGSQPKAVVDPILSDVSFNRTEDNTEMVLFKLNDFYPPIVFAIEKGTPRVVCDFLDTKLDRAVRPMIGANGEFVSRIRVARHDNPEKVRVVLDLVPNRNYDLQQVFFKEDNLFIIVINEFEHEPAAAPAAVDVPVTR
- a CDS encoding TIGR03960 family B12-binding radical SAM protein — its product is MTDTAILPFVSRPGRYLGCEYHSITPHTGDDLLHWALVFPDLYEIGMSHQGLHILYHLLNSHPQVQAERSYCPAPDAEELLRAQHRPLTALESGRPLGSFDLLGITLPHELCYTNILTILDLAGLPFRAADRVDDQPLVIGGGACAFNAEPVAELFDAILLGDGEEAIFAISDLVRHHKRAGTARRDLVEALADIPGVYLPHHYQPRYDEAGRLMAIEVQPGKAERVRRRVLPDLDRLDHLTHPLVPNAKIVHDRLGVEIARGCTRGCRFCQAGITYRPVRERSVEQICALAEEGIARSGFDEIALLSLSTGDYSCLPQLLPRLMNRFAEQRVSLSMPSMRVGTLGADLMEQIKRVRKTGFTLAPEAGSERLRRAINKGITEEDLLASVENAFALGWNLIKLYFMIGLPGETLEDIDAIAELARKTGRAGKVSQRGRRRVNVSVGTFIPKPHTPFQWEPQLSIEQSRERIGRLRAALDRSGVHVKYHTPEQSYLEGVFSRGDRRLTELLIGAWRDGARLDSWSDYFNLERWLAAANRCGIDLDAYLRRRSLDEVLPWHHLDTGVDPEFLKRERQAAEQQLYTPDCRYHGCQKCGLCDFKTIRPLVQDPHRQVPPPGTTPAAPRTEAAPSRGQLSFITYERIGPICFLGHLEFMQAMVRSIRRAGLTPLFSQGFNPTPKLSFGPALPVGTESLCEFLLLEHRDPINESDSWIERLNQSLPPGVRVTAIRPYRGRLPQSIACSYRIDLPFPLEERDSGLIEAFLVAERFDIDRSRKNKTSRLDLRPLVHELAIIDRQTVTAVIAYHSGQPGCKPLELLAQVLQREPHSLLCSRVLKTAWQPLDP
- a CDS encoding TrpB-like pyridoxal phosphate-dependent enzyme, yielding MMKKIVLRDDEMPTQWYNVVSDLPGGLRPPLDPETKQPMGPEKLAAVFPMGLLEQEMSDQRFIDIPEPVSEVLKIWRPSPLVRATKLEQALGTKAKIFFKNESVSPVGSHKPNSAVAQAYYNKREGVKRLTTETGAGQWGSALSLATNTFGLECVVYMVRVSFEQKPYRKSVMQTFGAKVIASPSSETNSGRAIRAKFPDTPGSLGMAISEALEDAASREDTKYALGSVLNHVVLHQSIIGLEAKKQMKIAGEFPDVVIGCCGGGSNFAGLAVPFVPDYLDGKKIRFVGTEPASCPSMTAGALAYDFGDTAQTTPLLYMHTLGHDFIPPGIHAGGLRYHGMAPIVSALIRDKIVEPMRLHQLECFEAGVLFARTEGIIPAPETCHAIRGAIIEAMREPDKPQTILFNLSGHGLIDMAAYDRYFAGELHDYDYPEEEIAASLATLPTV
- a CDS encoding DUF2231 domain-containing protein; this translates as MIEGFYNLLAVMGFSHPIHPIVVHLPMGMVVGAVLFSLVHWKRPDLNLDRTAFHCIVLALVFVIPTYIAGLLDWQHVFAGDVNRWIVIKLILGVVLTGVLATTVVYQRRGASQAVLFRFYLLSLAICGGLGYSGGELVWGG